The Aspergillus oryzae RIB40 DNA, chromosome 5 genome segment AAATGCCGGGGATCCAGTCGACAAATTTGACATGCACATTTGACCCATTTCGTGAGCTATGAGAGAATGCAGCTGCATCAACTAGGAAGAAAAAACCGAGGGAGAACTTTGGTAGACTTCGTCAGTGCGATCGCGCCTTGACATGGGACGAGCGGATAAGCTCACCAATGCTCCCGATGTGTAGACGCCTGCGTTGCGGACGCTATTGTTGTTTAACCATTCCGGTTTGGAGAACCGGAAAAGACGGTTGTTGGACACATCCATGGCGTAACGGTATAAAGTTCCAATAAAGTGTAAGCTATCTTGAATAACAATAGAGGGAAACTTGATATGCAGATGGAGTTCGGATCTTCCGTAGCTATCGGGAAGGTTGGCGATGATGCACTTCGGCGGTCGGAAAATCACAAAGCCGATACCGTCATAGCCTATCTTGCTAAAACCATGTAATGTACTCCCGTATGACTTTCTTGATGTCTATAGAGTCCGAATACTCATATGTCATGGTGGCTTTGTTCGCTGCTTGAATACGGAGCAATATAGTATACAATGACCAACAGCTCTCTTAATTACTCATATTGGTAATTGTCTAGGTGAATAGAATTATATACATCGTAACGTCATGTCTCGTTCAGCTGTACCAGACAGGCTCAGTTTTCCTCACAGAATAATCTCAGGAACTCATCAATATACGTCATtgcctttcctttttccagCAAAGGTGGCAAATACTTCGAGTTGTCTTGACTGACAGGCGTTTCTTTCAGGTACTTCCGTAGGGCGAAGGTGGATGCACGATAGGTCGCATGATACATCGCCTTAAAGTCATCCTCATCCGTGCTTAGGGTTGGCGTAGCCAGAGGTGCGGCTGCCGCTGCAATGCGAGGACCCTTCTCTTCGGCGTGAGAAGAAAGCGTATCGTGATTATTTGGATTCTTGCTCGAAGACCCAGACCGCGTCGTTGAGCGGTTGAAGCCATATAGCCGCATACACGTTAAGATCGTACGAGATAttgtgttcttgttttcGAGAATGACGTCTTCGGCATCCTTAGGCGCAGATGAAAGCTCAACCCTTCCATCAGATGATGGCAACGCCGGCGAGggttctctctcctttcgTAAAGAGGATTCGATGAAGGGATTGGGCGTATTCCTCTTGATTAACTCACGCGGGTGCCCCCGATTACTGGCGGGCCTAGGATGCTCCGTACGAGCTTCTGAAGGTTTGATAGGGTGTAGGTTCGCCCCAACGGAGAGAGATCTTGAGCGTTGTGAGGCAATCCGGTCTAATAAGGGAAGACTGGGTTCCTCAGACTCCCGCTTGATGCGGAGAGTTTGTGACTGGTGTGATGGCTGAAATTGCGCGTGCGCCATCAACTGAGATACACCCTCCCCTCCTTTCTGACGCACCCTCTTATGATGTTGTGTAACCGATTCGAACAATGTTGCCACCCGCTTACGCTTGGGGCTCGGAGAACGAATGTCTGGAAGGAATTCTGCAAGTGTTTCATGCCCAAGAAGTTCACTCGTATTCTGCGGGGTTGGGAGTGCATGCGTTCTGGTGATAAGGGATGACGAGATGGGAGCGGCATATATTCTCAGTTCTTGTTTAATAGCTCGTAGAGCAGTTTCATCAGagcttgctgaagaggaCACGGGAGGAGTCGGGGGACGTTTGAATGACGTTGCGTTTGACAGGATGCCGTACACTATTATGTCTGTGGTGGTTGACCCTGTTTTTGTTCGTATCGTGCTATTGACACTCACAAGAAGACCGACCGGGCACTGAACTGTATGAAGCTTATCAATGTCCACCTCTTCGAGCCAAGCACCCCCCAGTAATCTCGTTTTTAGCCATTGCGATGTTTCCGCATCATTTGTATGCAATTCCAGGTTTGGGCCAACGCGCGCATATAATGGTATTGAAGCTGGGTTCACAAAGCAACTTAGACTTAGCGTTGAGTCCCTTGCTATATCGGAGTGCCAGTTGGAGGATCTGTCAATTAGTTGCAGGCCTGTATGTATAGATCTTAGTAGCGTATAGACCAAGATTGATTGGCCGCCTCACCTCGAAGTTGAGATTGTCCCTCTAGTACGATGGTACCAGACCAGATGTTCATTTCAGATATACAGTCCTAGTTCAAAATTTCACATCTTATAATTATACCGAATCTTAAAGAAAAAGGCAGTTTGGTCAGCTTAAGTAGCAAGCGTTTCTTCGACTGCTATATTGTAAATTACACGACGCGCCTGAGAAAAGCGGTACATGGTCACGTGTCGTACCGTTTGCCAGGCATACTTATGGGcatctacggagtacatgtaGTACCTAGCTTACGGCACCCGTGGAATGCTCTCCGGAAGGGAGCCCAAAACCTCCGCAGTCTCCCTTGAACCCTCTAGATAACCTCACAGTAGCTATAGTACATCAATCATATCATTCCAACAGAATAGAAGTAAACTAAAGGCTAGAATTCGCGGCAAATTTCACATAAAGGACTCTCACCATACGTCAGAACAAAGAGGTATTTCATGAGGAATCCACTGCCCCATGAATACTAGAGGAAGCCTTCATAGGTCTGGTAAATCGGCAAATCAGATGTGGCCAAGCGCACCTAAGTGATTTTACCCTAACTAGCTGACACCCATAGTAACTCAAAACTCCTCCTGCTCCTTGAAAAACATGGAGAAACTAATAATTGTTCCATAAATCAAAAGACCGCCAAGAATCGACATGATCATCGCCGGGACCTGGATTGCGCCGCTATGCGCAAGTACAGCTGGGAGCGCTATAGAATATCAGAGTTAGCCACGAGACCACCCCCAATAACAAAGCCATTTTATGGACGCTAGAGCTCAACGTGCGAGTATAGCTTAGCGCGTTTTTAATTGAACTCGGGACAACTTACCGATGCCCATCAAAACTAGGAAACCCGTTAAGAAACGACCAAAATCAGCTGCAGCATTTCCAGAGCTGTCCATAAAATCATCTGGGTTCGCACATCGTGAGCAGATCCAGTTGGGTAAGGGAGCAACAACGTAAGTCGCAACGACAATCAACGGTAAGAAGTTGTGCCAAAGAGCTGAGGAAAGAATGACGAGTAGGAAGCCAATGGCGAGGACCTGagtgatggaagagaaacgTCAGCAATCTCATTTTTGTTGTTTCGAGCATACAGTATACAATCATTTCGATGGACCACGTACAAACGACAGTGCGATAATTGTTTTGAGGCCGGCCGTCATGATGCGGAGCAATAGGACCGTCTAGGTCCACACACGGAACGCAGATATAATGGGATTTCGGTAGCGCAAACTGAGCTCGAGCTGGTATAGCCTCAGGCAAGTTAGTGAAGCTTGATTTATAGACAACGCTCCTTCAGCATGGAGACGTTGATCGAGTGGTAGTCGGAATGGCCCGAGTGCCGATGCAGTCGCTGAGGTGACGTTGGATGAACCGCAGGCGGCAGCTACAATGTGTTGGTGCCTCAGGCGGAAAGGCGGCAAGTCCTCCATCAAGCAAGCGGAAGCTTTGGTAATTGCGTTGGTCACCGCGTCAGTCTGCCTGCCTACTACAgtatctcctccccagctcTTGTCCCATCAACCAGTATACCTCCCCGcccccctccctctttgGCAGTACTTTACTATCACAATTTCTCCTCGCTCACGATAATCACTTTCTCCAAACTTCCATAATGTTTCGGAACAACTATGATAACGATGCGGTTACCTTGTATGACGTTCCACCTAGCTCCCCGTCCTAGCTGGAAAGCTCCATCACTAATCTCTTTACATCGGACAGCTCCCCGCAGGGTCGGATATTTCAAGTAGAATATGCGCAAGAAGCAGTCAAACAGGGATCTGTCGTGGTGGGGCTGGTTAACAAGACACATGCAGTTCTGGTCGGCCTCAAGGTTCGAAATACCATCAACAGTTGGATTGCCGAGAAACAAACCGTGGGCGGCTTGCTAACATGAGCAAATTTGTCTGGAAAACTATAGCGAAATGCCGAAGAGCTCTCATCGtaccagaagaagattatcGAAATCGACTCCCACATGGGCATCGCCATCGCCGGTCTTGCATCTGACGCTCGTGTGCTCTCCAACTACATGAAGCAGCAGTCGCTCGGCTCCAGAATGACTTATGGCCGTCCAATTCCCGTGGACCGCATTGTTACTCAGATCGCAGACCGTGCCCAAACGAACACCCAGCATTACGGTAAACGGCCGTACGGCGTCGGCCTACTCGTCGCTGGCGTCGACGAAGCTGGTCCCCATCTATTCGAGTTCCAGCCATCCGGTATGATTCATGAAATGCTGGCCTGCGCCATCGGAGCTCGTTCGCAGATGGCCCGGACTTATTTGGAGCGGAACCTGGACAAGATTACAAACAGCACTCGTGATGAGCTCATTACCCATGGCCTCCGGGCACTCAAGGAGACTTTGTCTCAGGATAAAGAACTGACTGTTGATAATACTTCTGTCGGTGTGGTGGGTCTtgctggggaggaaggaaaggggaagatTGAGAGCTTCAAGCTTTATGAAGGTCAACAACTCGTGCCGCTGTTAGAGGCTGTGGAGTCGGGAGAGacgaaagaagaggagacgaTGGAGGTCGATTCGTAGCTTTCGAGGATACGCCCATAGATATGAAAATATTGGCCATTGTAATGCTGGAGATTTGCAGcagctcttctttcttttctcgaaTGGTTATACGCAGGCATTAGCACGAAATCGGGATAATACGACATTTACTCTTCAGATGCAGTGCATTGTTTAATGTCATGAAATCGTAATTGGCGGTCTAGTTCCTTCCCTTGTACTCTTCCTTCTATCATCCACTCCTAACTGGAGTAGCCTCTAACATATGACCAACGTCGGTAACTCTTCATGCAGAGTGTAAGGTAAAATCTTGCGTCAGTAGGCTAGCCAGCCAGCCTACTCCTCTCCCCAGTTCAACTGCATCCTCCCATTGCTAATCTTGTAACCAACCAGCTTGGGCCAAACCTCTCTGACATCCTTGGCCTCAACCAAGATCTCACCGTTCTCAGGACTGACAAAGCCTTCTTGGACTGAGTTCTTCACCCACGCTAACACACCATCCCAGTACCCATTGGCATTAAGCAACACCATGCCAAGCTTATGGATTCCCAACTGATTCCAGGTAGTCATTTCCATGACCTCCTCGATCGTTCCGAACCCGCCCGCCAGCGCCACAAAGCCCGACCCCGGGCCGCCCTCTCGGACCTTCTCGGCCATCATACGCTTGCGCGTGTGCATATCTGGGACGATGGTGGTATACCCGTACTCTGACTCTTTAAGCGTCCCGATCTTACCCATGGGCTCCTTGACGACCCGCTCGGCTTCTTTCCCGCTTACAACTGTAGAAGGGTTCCTCTCCTCTTGTGCGTTGTCATAGCCGGGCTCGACTTTGACCAGGGCGCGAGGGATAATCCCGTGCACTGCTTGGGGTCCAGAAAGGGAAACGAGGGTGCGAGCCAATTCGCCCATGAGGCCCGCTGTGCCACCGCCATAAACAAGTTGGATATTGTTCCTGTGAAACTCATGTGCAAGAGCTCTAGCTGTTTCCAGGTGAACGGAGTTGTTACCGGAGACTGAGCCGCAGCTACATGGTTTCCATTGAATGATCAGCACGGATTATACGGTTTGTCATTTGTCTGCGATTTTCCGCAGGTCATGGTGGGGGTGGTTGATTCACTCACAATACACAGACAACTGCAGGCTTGTCTTGCTGAACACTCGCCATAGTTACTGCCGGATGTATATAAATGTGTAAAGAATATTAATTGTATATGAAAAACGTAGAATATTATCAATCCTGTATGACAAATGAGAAGCAAATGATCAGGGTaacaagggaagaaggaaagaagaggtAAGCAAAGATTCTTGAGTCAAACCCCCTTGCTAGGACTAATGAATAGCTATATATAAAGGTATACAGACGTTCCAAAAAGAAATGTTGGATAAGGATGAAGTACTATGtaagggagagggaaggtAGAGGATTCTTTGGAGTTCAATGAGTCATTATGTTACATCTCTATGTTGGAACCATTGGGATTTTCGCTGGTCTCGCTCTCTGTACCCTCAAACATCACTGCCATCGACTCAGGCAGGCGGTTTGCAAATTTTGGCATACCTGctggacatggaaaagaaaaagaaaaaaattgCGCTCCCTAGTATCGCGGCATATATCCCTAGCTACGAGTTGATTTCTCTGCTTATAATCCTCACATCAGTGATATACTATGGACGGATCCATGGAATGTACATTATCATGTTCCTAAGACTgttaaaaaaaagggtatcATAAATCTTTGGGTTCATCCTTTCAATTCCCaatcttggccttcttctttcgtatCTTACTGTCATCGGAGGCCGACGGAGTGGCTCCTTTCTCGGGGGTTTTACCAGGCGTGTCGACCTTGACTTGAGGCGTTCCAACCTTACCTGGAATGCTGCCTGGACGGTTAACATTCGATGGTTGTTTGGAAGCAGCCCCTCGATCTGTATCGCCAGACTTGGATAGGATAAATGATCCCGGTTCTCCGACTAGTGGATTTTCATCCATGAACTCCTCACCATATCGTGCGAGAAGACTGAACGATTCCGCGAAAGTCCTCGTATCCTGAAGAATTGCTCCAGCGTTGGCGGTTTGTGGTCCAACCAAGAGAGCCTTCGTGGAGTCCGCGTCGGGCATTGGAGTATTCTCCTTGCTTTGCTGAGATTGAGCTCCGGGCTGACTGCTATCCGTCGGTTTGGGTGCGGGCGGCAGGTACGTGTGTCCATGTGACGGTGTAAAACTAGGCAGCGACGATGCAGTCTTTAAGAGGCTGGTGAGTGATGTAACTGCAGAAAGCTATTGTGATGTGGAATGTCAGTCGCTGGTTCATATACAGAGAACCTTATTTGACGTACAAGTCTATTCCCCACGACACTTGCAACAGACGGGGCCATATAGATGCAATCTCCCACTACGAAGTAAGTGGATAGAACTACCACTTCATCCTCTAGCCCGGCTCGCTTCCGTCTCGTCTGTTTCCGGATCACCCAGATATTAGATGGTTCATGTGCAAAACTGGTCTCTGTTTGTGCAGCAGCCTGCAAGGGATCATATGCGACCACAAACTCCAATCCCTGCATGGTCTTCAAGCGACCTTCGAAAGCCTCCCGGGTCTCAACAAAATGGCGAAGTGTTTCGTTGTAGTTGGCTTGGATGGCAAGAGAGGCATTGTTGGACGTAGCGTCGAAGAATGGAGATTCGGCGAAGTAAAATAAGACTGTCCATTGATTAGCAAATGCCTTAAAAGTTGAAGGGTGTAAGATAGAAGACTCAAAAGGAAGATCTCCTTACTATTGTTAGAATGGAGAAAGCCTCCCATCATTTGGACATGTGCGGGCGACCGCCAGAGGATCTCTTCCATTGAACCATCTTGAGCACTCGCCATGAAGTAAATCGATGATCTCGATTGCTAACAGGCTGTTGGGGAGATCCCGACTTACAAAACAACAGCCAGGAGTGCAAATGCTAGTCTACACCTCAAGACCATGAAGTGTATATCTAAGTGCAATGGAGAACTATGATGTATTATCCccacagaaagaaaagcgatGTTTGACTTGTTTGCATTGTTTATTTAATTGAAGTTCTATCCGCGCCAGTTGGTAGGTTCATGTCTAACCCTACTATAAAACAAGCGGGAAAGGATCAGGGTATCTGTTGGACTGATGAAATCTACCAAAGATGCTATATAGTGAAAACCTTGCGAATAGCTAAACGCCTCTAAACCCCAACGCTCAATGTTGAATCCGACCCCTTCTGATCTAACACCCGCAACTGTTGAATAATGTTGTTGAACATGTACCTAAAAAGGCAGAGTTCAGCAAGAAGAATCAAGAATGAAcgaataaataaataaataaaagaagaagaggaatggaggagaggaagaatgtgGTCATGCTTTTTACACCTTGCCTGAACCCTGTAGATCCGACGGCGCGAAGACACCACAGACAGTGGTAAGCTTGGTCAGCATCTCGTTCCATTCACCGTCAGCAGTGCTTAGAATGGTcacagctcctccagccccAATTCTCCATGTCTGTTCATTGTCCTTGTCATCAGAACAGCTGAACGCCGTGCGGATAAGGACTGAGAAACTACCTCCACCCCCAAGGTCGAGGAAGCCCATAACACCGGAATAGACCCCACGTTTTCGAGCCTCGATCAAGCTAAGATGCATGCATGAACGCTCCTTAGGCGCGCCAGTCATCGATCCCGGAGGAAGACATCTTTGTAGGGCTGTAAGCCCATACGCAGACATGTTCGACGAATGTAGATGGGGCAAGTTTCGAACGGCGAAACCCAGACGGCCTGGATCGACATCTCCTTTCACATGCGTAATCATCTGATAGACACGCCCGTGATCCTCTAcctcaagaagcttctcaACACGCACTCTTCCAGAACCGCAGATGCCGTAAAGGTCATGGCGAATCAAATCCGCGATCATCAAATTCTCTGccatttcttttgttgaaCCTAGTatctccttggccttcttcatATTCATGCTGGCTGATTTCCGGACAGTGCCCTTCATTGGCTTCATTTCCAACGTGAAAGAGCGGTCCCAATTGAGGAAGCATTCAGGGCTGCTACTGACAACCTTGACGGTGCCTAGTCTTGCATAAGCACTGAAGGCTGCAGGATTGTACTCCCTAAGACGTTTATATAGCTTCCAAGGGAAAGCAACACGCTCGCTGTCAGTGCTAGGTGATGGTAAGGTGATTGATGTTTCACAAGTAAGACACAACTCGTATGATTCGCCAGCTTCAAGCTCGGCTTTACAAGCTTCGAGTTGCTGCTTGTATGTTTGCTCGTTGGGAAAACGTATCACGCATTGCCTTAAAATGGTGTCCAAATAGCCCGCATCAGAGTTCGCGTTCTCATTCTCAAGCACGTCTACACGGGAAAGCTCAGTCAAGTATTGCAACGTTTCGTCAAGCCATCCAGTCGATTTATCATCGGCGTTACGCGTTGACTGTATGGTGATGCGTCCTGTTTCGTTATCGACGACAACACTTCTTTCGGTCCACAGCAAACTCACATCTGCTGGATCAGTAGTAGCAGCAGCGTTTTGAAGGGGGATATATCCATGGTTGTCATCGCTATGAGTCTTCGGCCGGGCAAGACATGCGAGTCCCATCTCGTACGAGAAATAGCCCAAAAATCCTCCCCAAAAGGGCACAGCATCATCTCCAAACTCGACCTTTTTCATGTCCATGAGATATCTGAGCGTCTCCCATAAGTCATACACCGACAAAGACTTCTTAATACCGGAATTTGTGTGCCCATTGCAGTGTCCTTGCAATCTCTCTACTAGGAGAGCCTCGGCCTGAGCATAGTATTCTAATCTCCAGCTCGTAGGGCCCGGAACTGATATGATACTGTACCTGCCGTTAGACTGAAATAACACTGTTGGTGACCCAGGCGCATTTAAGCGTTCACATATAAACTCAGCATTTAGCCTGCTAGTGGGGAGTGAACGGAAAGCTGAAGATCTCGAGGTTGACGCGCACCAATTCAACATGGTAAACGCTATCTCCGGAAGTGAGGTCATATCGCTTGAGCCTCTTGTAATGTCCTCTGGCAAAAAACCGTAACCGCCGCGCCCATGCTTTTTGTTGTAGTCTAAGGACATCTCCCACCATTTTCTTAGTAGTTCACTGCACACTCCGCGGTCCGACTTGCATGATTCTGGATGAAACTGAACACCCCAGAATGGCTTTTCCCTGTGGCGCACAGCCATTGGAATGATAGTTCTTTCAGAAACGTTATCTTGTTCGATGGGCAGCCAAGCCAGAAGATCTAAATCTGCATTGGCCTTGATCTGCTTGCCACTGTACTCGGCCAAGGCTGCCTCAAGCGAATCGTCCAACTTTGCATATAGAGAATGATAGAGAGTAACCTCCACATCTTGCAGGTCCTTAAATATGTCCTTTTCAGCCGTTGATATGCGATATACCCGGCCATGAAGTGGGTATGACAAGCGCTCTATAGCAATGCTGTGGTGAAGACACAGACTTTGGAAACCAAGGCATATTCCGAAAACAGGCAGCAAATCAGCGTCACTCAGATCCCAGATATCCCTCATGATCCCAATATCTTGTGGGACATTTGGATCTCCAGGCCCAGGCCCAAGGACGACAGCTTCGAAATATTGCAGAAACTCGGCCTTGTTCCCTTCTGGCCACTCGGAGTCAATCATTAGCACAGTCACCTTGACACCCAGAACCTCTTCAAGCATAGCGACCACATTGTAAGAAAAGGAGTCATATGCATCCACGTAAAGAATGTTCTTTCGGGTAGATGTATGGAGTTGAGCTTTAGAGGGCCCACCGGCAGACGATGCGGTCCAACTCCCTAGTAATGGTGCCATGCCGTATGGATGAACTGTAGCTTCTATAACCCCACA includes the following:
- the med6 gene encoding mediator complex subunit MED6 (predicted protein), which translates into the protein MASAQDGSMEEILWRSPAHVQMMGGFLHSNNILFYFAESPFFDATSNNASLAIQANYNETLRHFVETREAFEGRLKTMQGLEFVVAYDPLQAAAQTETSFAHEPSNIWVIRKQTRRKRAGLEDEVVVLSTYFVVGDCIYMAPSVASVVGNRLLSAVTSLTSLLKTASSLPSFTPSHGHTYLPPAPKPTDSSQPGAQSQQSKENTPMPDADSTKALLVGPQTANAGAILQDTRTFAESFSLLARYGEEFMDENPLVGEPGSFILSKSGDTDRGAASKQPSNVNRPGSIPGKVGTPQVKVDTPGKTPEKGATPSASDDSKIRKKKAKIGN
- a CDS encoding LOG family protein (predicted Rossmann fold nucleotide-binding protein), giving the protein MASVQQDKPAVVCVFCGSVSGNNSVHLETARALAHEFHRNNIQLVYGGGTAGLMGELARTLVSLSGPQAVHGIIPRALVKVEPGYDNAQEERNPSTVVSGKEAERVVKEPMGKIGTLKESEYGYTTIVPDMHTRKRMMAEKVREGGPGSGFVALAGGFGTIEEVMEMTTWNQLGIHKLGMVLLNANGYWDGVLAWVKNSVQEGFVSPENGEILVEAKDVREVWPKLVGYKISNGRMQLNWGEE
- a CDS encoding Vps55 family protein (predicted protein), coding for MTAGLKTIIALSFVLAIGFLLVILSSALWHNFLPLIVVATYVVAPLPNWICSRCANPDDFMDSSGNAAADFGRFLTGFLVLMGIALPAVLAHSGAIQVPAMIMSILGGLLIYGTIISFSMFFKEQEEF
- the pre5 gene encoding proteasome core particle subunit alpha 6 (20S proteasome, regulatory subunit alpha type PSMA1/PRE5), with the translated sequence MARVPMQSLSSPQGRIFQVEYAQEAVKQGSVVVGLVNKTHAVLVGLKRNAEELSSYQKKIIEIDSHMGIAIAGLASDARVLSNYMKQQSLGSRMTYGRPIPVDRIVTQIADRAQTNTQHYGKRPYGVGLLVAGVDEAGPHLFEFQPSGMIHEMLACAIGARSQMARTYLERNLDKITNSTRDELITHGLRALKETLSQDKELTVDNTSVGVVGLAGEEGKGKIESFKLYEGQQLVPLLEAVESGETKEEETMEVDS
- the pabA gene encoding aminodeoxychorismate synthase pabA (para-aminobenzoate (PABA) synthase ABZ1) is translated as MAPLLGSWTASSAGGPSKAQLHTSTRKNILYVDAYDSFSYNVVAMLEEVLGVKVTVLMIDSEWPEGNKAEFLQYFEAVVLGPGPGDPNVPQDIGIMRDIWDLSDADLLPVFGICLGFQSLCLHHSIAIERLSYPLHGRVYRISTAEKDIFKDLQDVEVTLYHSLYAKLDDSLEAALAEYSGKQIKANADLDLLAWLPIEQDNVSERTIIPMAVRHREKPFWGVQFHPESCKSDRGVCSELLRKWWEMSLDYNKKHGRGGYGFLPEDITRGSSDMTSLPEIAFTMLNWCASTSRSSAFRSLPTSRLNAEFICERLNAPGSPTVLFQSNGRYSIISVPGPTSWRLEYYAQAEALLVERLQGHCNGHTNSGIKKSLSVYDLWETLRYLMDMKKVEFGDDAVPFWGGFLGYFSYEMGLACLARPKTHSDDNHGYIPLQNAAATTDPADVSLLWTERSVVVDNETGRITIQSTRNADDKSTGWLDETLQYLTELSRVDVLENENANSDAGYLDTILRQCVIRFPNEQTYKQQLEACKAELEAGESYELCLTCETSITLPSPSTDSERVAFPWKLYKRLREYNPAAFSAYARLGTVKVVSSSPECFLNWDRSFTLEMKPMKGTVRKSASMNMKKAKEILGSTKEMAENLMIADLIRHDLYGICGSGRVRVEKLLEVEDHGRVYQMITHVKGDVDPGRLGFAVRNLPHLHSSNMSAYGLTALQRCLPPGSMTGAPKERSCMHLSLIEARKRGVYSGVMGFLDLGGGGSFSVLIRTAFSCSDDKDNEQTWRIGAGGAVTILSTADGEWNEMLTKLTTVCGVFAPSDLQGSGKV